The genomic window CTGGGGCACCGCGTTCAAGCTCGTCGTCTTCATGCCCATGGCCATCTCCATGCTCGCCGCGGGCATCATCTTCCGCCTCGTGTACGAGCAGGACCCCGAGCGCGGTGTCGCCAACGCGGTCTGGGTCGGGGTGCACGACACCTTCGCCGAGTCGGCCGGCTACCCCAAGGCCCATCCGCTGCCCGTCCATCCGCTGCAGGCTGCGGGCGGCGGGGCCTTCGTCACCAAGGAGCCGGTCACCGCGGGCACGGCGGTCCGGCTGCCGCTCGTCGGGGTCGCGCCCGCGAAGATGCCGGGGGACGCGGAGCCGGCGAAGGCTCCGGCGGCGGACCCCGGCAGGATCAACGGCACGGCCTGGCTGGACTTCACCCGCGGCGGCGGCGGAAAGCCCAACACCATCGACACCAAGGAGCTGGGCCTCAAGGGCATCAAGGTCGAGGCGGTGAAGGACGGCAAGGTCGTCGCCACGGCCACGGCGGCTGCCGACGGCACGTTCTCGCTCCCCGCCGAGGCGGAGGGCGCCGTGCTCCGGCTGCCCGCGAGCAACTTCCGCGAGCCGTACAACGGAGTCGACTGGCTCGGCCCCTCGCTCGTGACACCGGCCATCATCGGCAGTTACGTCTGGATGTGGGCGGGCTTCGCGATGGTGCTGATCGCCGCCGGGCTGGCGGCCGTGCCGCGCGAGCTGCTGGAGGCCGCCCGGGTGGACGGGGCCAACGAGTGGCAGGTCTTCCGGAAGGTGACCGTCCCGCTCCTCGCCCCGGTCCTCGCGGTCGTCCTGGTCACCCTGATGATCAACGTCCTGAAGATCTTCGACCTGGTCTTCATCATCGCGCCCGGCTCGGCACAGGACGACGCGAACGTACTGGCGCTCCAGCTCTACCGCTCGTCGTTCGGCACCGACGCGCATCTCGGCGTGGGCAGCGCCATCGCCGTACTGCTGTTGCTGCTGGTGATTCCGGTGATGCTGTTCAACATCCGGCGGATGCGAAGGGAGACGCGCCGATGACGCCGCGACACGACCTCCGCCCCGCACTCTGCCGGGGGTCCGGGGGGCGTCCCCCGGGAGAGCACAGCAACATCCGGCGGATGCGAAGGGAGACCCGCCGATGACGCCGCGACACGACCTCCGCCCCGCACTCTGCCGGGGGTCCGGGGGGCGTCCCCCGGGAGAGCACAGCAACATCCGGCGGATGCGAAGGGAGACCCGCCGATGACGCCGCGAATGGGCGCCGACAGCGCCGTGAAGGCGAGGCCGTCGCTCGCCGCGCGCATCGCCGCCCGCACCGGTGGCGGGGCCATGCGGGTCCTCCTCGTCCTGGTCGGGCTGTTCTGGCTGATGCCGACCGTCGGGCTGCTGCTCTCCTCGCTCCGCTCGCCCGCCGACATCACCGCGAGCGGCTGGTGGGAGGTGTTCACCGCCCCCGCGCAGCTCACCACCGAGAACTACACCCGGCTGCTGGAGAACGACACGATCACCGACTCGCTCGTCTCCACGGTCCTGATCACCGTCCCGGCCACGGTCCTGGTCGTCGTGATCGGCTCGCTCGCCGGATACGCCTTTGCGTGGATGGAATTCCCAGGCCGCGACTGGTGGTTCCTGGTGGTCGTCGGGCTGCTCGTCGTCCCCGTACAGGTGGCCCTCGTGCCGGTGTCGAAGCTCTTCGGCGAGATCGGGATCTTCGAGACGACGGCCGGGGTCGTGCTCTTCCACGTCGCCTTCGGTCTCCCCTTCGCGATCTTCCTGCTGCGCAACTTCTTCGCGGAGATCCCGAGGGAGCTGCTGGAGGCGGCCCGGCTCGACGGGGCGGGTGAGATCCGGCTGTTCACCAGGGTCGTGATGCCGCTCGGCGCCCCCGCGATCGCCTCACTCGGCATCTTCCAGTTCCTCTGGGTCTGGAACGACATGCTGGTCGCGCTGATCTTCGCGGACTCGGACTCCCCGCCGATCACGGTCGCGCTCCAGCAGCAGGTCCGGCAGTTCGGCAACAACATCGATGTGCTCGCGCCCGGCGCGTTCGTCTCGATGGTGATTCCGCTCGCCGTGTTCTTCGCGTTCCAGCGGCAGTTCGTGTCCGGGGTGATGGCGGGCGCGGTCAAGTAGCCGGCGCGGTCACGCGGCCGGTCGCGGTCACGCAATCGGTCGCGATCACGCAGCCGCGGTCACGCAGTCGGAGCACTGCGGGGCCGCCGCCGACGGCCCAGCGGCGCGACGGCGACGACGAGTCCGCGGGTGCCGTCCGCGGCGACGTGCAGCCGGTACGGGCGCAGGCCGCGCAGGCCGTGGGCCCGCCGGGGCGGGGCTCCGGCGGGGACGGTGGCCTGGTGTTCGGTGCCGAGGAGGGCGGTGCGCAGGCCGAACCGGGTGCGGCCGGGCGGGAAGGCGTCGGCGGGGATCCGCACCTCGATCTCCGTACCGCAGCCGTCGGGCGCCGGGCGCAGTACGATCCGCCCGGCGCCCGGCCGGGTGCCGGTGAGCCGCACCGGGGCCTCGGCGAGTGTGCCGAGGCCGGGCAGCGGGCTGCGGGCGGTGACGACGAGGGTGTGCCGGACGGGCCCGGTGCGCCGCCAGCCGGCGGAGACGAGGTCGGTGCGCAGGGGCGGTACGCCGTGCCCGGCCTCGTACCGGACGACCGAGACCAGGCCCGGCAGGTCGCCGGCGCGTACGTACGACAGGCGCAGCCGGAGTCCCGGCGGCAGCCTGGTCAGCACGGCGTCGCTGAGGTGGTCCGTGACCAGCCTGCGCAGCCCGGCGAAGACCCTGCGGCGGACCGGCTCGGCCACTTCCAGGAGGGCGGGGCCGGTCAACGGGTCCAGCTCCCGGGCGAAGTGGCGGTGGTGGAAGCCGTCGCGGAGCTGACCGGGCTCGGTGAAGCGGGCGGTGACGGCCATCGCCGCGGCGGTGCCGCGCAACAGGTCCTCGATTCCGGGGGCCGGGTCGGTGTGGTTCGTGGCGGAGGCGAAGCAGTAGTCGTAATCGGCCAGTACGGAGATGCCCCGGGCCCGGAACAGCGCTTCGAGCGTGAACGCCTGCGCCGCGAGCGCGGCCGGGAGTTCGTCGGCGAAGCGCAGCCCGTGCCGTTCGACCGGCTCCCGGCGGAACAGCTTGGTGCCGGACAGCTCCCAGGGCAGCCCGGGGGCGGCGTGGGGGACGCGGTGTGCGGTGCGCGCGAAGACCTCGGCGGTCGCGCCGGCGGTCTTGGCGTAGACGACATCGGCGCCGTGGATGTCGGCCGCGTCGACGAGGCGGGTGAGCGCCTCGCGGCCGAGGAAGTCGCCGGAGCGGAGAAAGAGGAGATAGCGCCCGCGGGCGCGTTCGACGGCTGCCCCGACGGTGGCGAGACGGCTCGCGGAGAACCGTTCCAGCTCTTCCTCGTCGGCCCAGGGGTCGCCGGCCAGGGCGTCGGCGGCCAGGCCGGCGCCCGCTCGGCTGTCGCCGGCGACGAGGATCTCGATGCGGTCCAGTCCGAGGGTCTGCCCGGCGAGCGAGTCGAGGGACCGGGTGAGGCGCCGCTCAGCCTCGCGGACCGAGAGGACGACGGTGACGTCGGGTGTGCCGGTGGTGCCCGATGAGCTCATGGGGTGACCTCCACTCCCCTCGGGCGTGCCGTCCGCGCGCCCTTCCGGGGAACGAAACGAGTCGTCCGTGGCTACGCGCCACGCGGCCCGTTCACCCGTCCGGCCCACGAATCGGCCCCTGCCGGACGCACGCAGAGCCGCTCCGCGGCCGTCGGAGCACACACCGCCCCGTGCCGACCCCTCCCGCAGCCGTCCGGACCACCCATCGCCCCGCACCAACCCCCTCCGCAGCCGTCCGAGCCGCGCACCGCCCCGCACCAACCCCCTCCCGCAGGCGCCCGCACCACCCACCGGCCCCGTGCCCCTACGCGGCTGTCGCGCGACCTTGCGCGCCCG from Streptomyces formicae includes these protein-coding regions:
- a CDS encoding carbohydrate ABC transporter permease; the encoded protein is MTAPEASARVPEGEGGTARGRRGTSVTGTRRLVAAGFLLPALVLLGALVVYPIGYSLYRSFFDKSGDGFAGLGNYVEIFTDDTILTAVKNNAVWVLVAPAVATALGLVFAVLTERVRWGTAFKLVVFMPMAISMLAAGIIFRLVYEQDPERGVANAVWVGVHDTFAESAGYPKAHPLPVHPLQAAGGGAFVTKEPVTAGTAVRLPLVGVAPAKMPGDAEPAKAPAADPGRINGTAWLDFTRGGGGKPNTIDTKELGLKGIKVEAVKDGKVVATATAAADGTFSLPAEAEGAVLRLPASNFREPYNGVDWLGPSLVTPAIIGSYVWMWAGFAMVLIAAGLAAVPRELLEAARVDGANEWQVFRKVTVPLLAPVLAVVLVTLMINVLKIFDLVFIIAPGSAQDDANVLALQLYRSSFGTDAHLGVGSAIAVLLLLLVIPVMLFNIRRMRRETRR
- a CDS encoding carbohydrate ABC transporter permease; translated protein: MTPRMGADSAVKARPSLAARIAARTGGGAMRVLLVLVGLFWLMPTVGLLLSSLRSPADITASGWWEVFTAPAQLTTENYTRLLENDTITDSLVSTVLITVPATVLVVVIGSLAGYAFAWMEFPGRDWWFLVVVGLLVVPVQVALVPVSKLFGEIGIFETTAGVVLFHVAFGLPFAIFLLRNFFAEIPRELLEAARLDGAGEIRLFTRVVMPLGAPAIASLGIFQFLWVWNDMLVALIFADSDSPPITVALQQQVRQFGNNIDVLAPGAFVSMVIPLAVFFAFQRQFVSGVMAGAVK
- a CDS encoding glycosyltransferase, coding for MSSSGTTGTPDVTVVLSVREAERRLTRSLDSLAGQTLGLDRIEILVAGDSRAGAGLAADALAGDPWADEEELERFSASRLATVGAAVERARGRYLLFLRSGDFLGREALTRLVDAADIHGADVVYAKTAGATAEVFARTAHRVPHAAPGLPWELSGTKLFRREPVERHGLRFADELPAALAAQAFTLEALFRARGISVLADYDYCFASATNHTDPAPGIEDLLRGTAAAMAVTARFTEPGQLRDGFHHRHFARELDPLTGPALLEVAEPVRRRVFAGLRRLVTDHLSDAVLTRLPPGLRLRLSYVRAGDLPGLVSVVRYEAGHGVPPLRTDLVSAGWRRTGPVRHTLVVTARSPLPGLGTLAEAPVRLTGTRPGAGRIVLRPAPDGCGTEIEVRIPADAFPPGRTRFGLRTALLGTEHQATVPAGAPPRRAHGLRGLRPYRLHVAADGTRGLVVAVAPLGRRRRPRSAPTA